The sequence below is a genomic window from Frankiales bacterium.
GTCGAGCCACGCGCGGTCGACGAGCCCGGACGCCGCGCCGCCGGCGTCGACCACCGCCGCGTGCACCGCCGCGTAGGCCGGCGTGCGGAACGCCTCGGTCTCCAGGGCGTCGATCCAGGTGCCGCCGAGCTCGGGGGCCTGCAGCGCGACCTTGAGCGCCTCACGCTCGATCGCGGCCACCTTGTCGCGCGGGTCGGGGCGGGCCAGCCGCGGCACGGGCGGCGGGCCCACGGGCTCGCCGGTGGCCGGCGCCGGCCGGCGCGCGGGGGCCGGCTGGGCGCGGCCCGCGGCCTGCACCGCGCGGCGCACCTCGTCGTCGGGCATCCCCAGCCAGCCGGAGAGCCGGCGCACGTACTCCGGGCGCAGGGCCTCGTCGCGGATCCGGGCGACCACGGGCGCGGCCGCGCGCAGCGCCGCGACGCGGCCCTCGGCGTGGTCGAGGTCGTGGCCGGCGAGCTCGGTGCGGATCGCGAACTCGAACAGCGGCACCTTGTGCTCGACGAGCGAGCGGACGGCGTCCGGCCCCTGGGCCATCCGCAGCTCGCAGGGGTCCATGCCCCCCGGCTCGACCGCGACGAAGGTCTGCGCGGTGAACCGCTGGTCCTCGCCGAAGGCCCGCTGCGCCGCCTTCTGGCCGGCGGCGTCGCCGTCGAAGGTGAACACCACCTCGCCGGTGAACACGCCGTCGTCCATGAGCAGGCGGCGCAGCACGGCGATGTGGTCCGAGCCGAAGGCGGTGCCGCAGGTGGCCACGGCGGTCTCGACGCCGGACAGGTGCGCGGCCATGACGTCGGTGTAGCCCTCGACGATCACCGCCTGCTTGCGCCGGGCGATCTCGCGCCGGGCCAGGTCGATGCCGTAGAGCACCTGGCTCTTCTTGTAGAGCGGGGTCTCGGGGGTGTTGAGGTACTTCGGCCCGTCGTCCTCGTCGTAGAGCTTGCGCGCGCCGAACCCGACGACGTCGCCGGAGGTGTCGCGGATGGGCCACACCAGGCGCCCGCGGAAGCGGTCGTAGATCCCGCGCTGGCCGCCGCGGGCCACCAGGCCACCCTCGGCGAGGACGTCGTCGCTGAACCCTTTGCGGCGCAGGTGCGTGAGCAGGTTGTCCCAGCCCTTGGGCGCGTACCCCACCCCGAAGTGCGCGGCAGCCTCGGCGTCGAAGCCGCGCTCGGTCAGGAACCGGCGCCCGGCCTCGGCCTCCGGGCCGGCCAGCTGCTCGACGTAGAAGGCGGCCGCCTCCTTGTGCGCCTCCACCAGGCGACGGCGGTTGCCGGCGGAGCGGCTGGGCGCGGCGGGGCCGTCGGCGTAGCGCAGGGTGACGCCGTAGCGGCCGGCGAGCTTCTCGACGGTCTCGGTGAAGCTGAGGTGGTCGATCTTGCGCAGGAAGCCGATGACGTCGCCGCCCTCGCCGCAGCCGAAGCAGTACCAGGCGCCCTTGGCGGGGTTGACGTTGAACGACGGGCTGCGCTCGTCGTGGAAGGGGCACAGGCCCTTGAGGCTGCCGCCGCCGGCCGACTTGAGGGTGACGTAGTCGCGGATCACCTCGTCGATGCGGGCCTTCTCGCGCACGAGGGCGACGTCCTCGTCGCGGATCCGGCCTGCCACGCACCGATCCTACGGAGCCCGTCCAACCGGTCCCGCCCGAGCCGGACGTCACTGGTGGAACGGTCGCTTCCGGGGCCGGGTGACGACCGTTCCACCAGTGACATCGCGGGTGTGCTGGGATCGGGGCATGCTCCCCGACCCCTCGGGCCTGTCCGACGCCGACCTCGAGCGGCTGCGCGACGACACCCCGGCCAGCCGCACCTGCCACCACCTCAACAACGCCGGCTCGGCGCTGCCCCCGCAGGTGGTGGTCGACACGATGGTCGGCCACCTGCGCCGCGAGGCGGAGATCGGCGGCTACGAGGCGCACGACGAGGCGCAGGAGCGGCTGGCGGCCACCTACACGGCGCTCGGCCGGCTCGTGGGCGCGCCGCCCGAGCGGATCGCGCTCACCACGAGCGCCACCGACTCGTGGCTGCGCGGGTTCCTGTCGATCCCGCTGGACGCGGGCGACCGGATCCTCACCTCGCAGGCGGAGTACGCCAGCAACGTCCTCGCGCTCCTGGCCGTCGCCCGGCGAACCGGCGCCACGGTGGAGGCCGTGCCCGACGACGCCACGGGCGTCCTGGACCTCGACGCGCTGCGCGACATGCTCGACGAGCGCGTGCGCGTCGTCGCCGTCACGCACGCGCCCAGCCAGAACGGGCTGCTCAACCCCGTGACCGAGATCGGCGGCGTGCTGCGCGAGGCAGCGCCCGAGGCCTGGTACGTCGTCGACGCGTGCCAGTCGGTGGGCCAGCTGCCACTGGACGCCCCGGCCATGGGGGCCGACTTCCTCAGCGCCACCGGTCGCAAGTTCCTGCGGGGCCCGCGCGGCACCGGGTTCCTCTACGCCTCCGAGCGCGCGCTCACCCTCGAGCCCGCGCTGATCGACCTGCACGCGGCCACCTGGACCACCCCGACCGACTACGTCGTCGCGCCGACCGCGCGCCGGTTCGAGAACTGGGAGAAGTCCTACGCCGGCATGCTCGGCATGGGCGCCGCGGCCGAGTACGCGCTCGCGACCGGGCTGGACGTGCTCGCGGGCCGGATCGGGTGGATGGCCGAGCGCTGCCGCGAGGGGCTCGCCGAGCTGCCCCGGGTGCGCGTGCACGACCGCGGCACCCGACGCAGCGGGATCGTGACGTTCTCCGTCGCGGGCCGCGACGCCGCCGACGTCGCGCGCGAGATCAAGGCCGCCGGCGTGAACGTGTCGTACTCCCCCCGCGAGTACGCCGTGCGCGACTTCGACGCCCAGGGGGTCACCGGTCTCGTGCGCGTGAGCCCGCACGTGTTCACCTCGGACGACGACGTGTCCGCGCTGCTCGACGCGGTCGCCGCCGCCTCCCGCTGAGCCGCCGCGGCCGCCTCCCCCGGCGGCCGCCCCGGCCGCCCCTGCGGTCCGCGGGCTTCAGGCCCCGCCCGCACGCGCCGACCACAAGGAGGGGGACGCGCGCGTCCCCGACGGGTGCCGGCGACGCCGGTGCCGCCGGACGAGGGACGACGGGGGAGCCATGGACCAGGAGCGCACGACGCCGGAACCGCCCGGCGAGGGCACGCCTCCCCCGGGTCCCGCAGGCCCCGCACCGCAGGCACCGCCCGTGGCCGGGCCGTTCCCGGGCCCGGTCCCGGGTCCCGTCCCGCCCGCCGCGCCCCTGCCTCCGCCGCCCGCCCCGCCCTCGTGGGGCCCGCCGCCCGTGCCCACGCCGGCCGCGCCCACTCCCCCGGTGGCCCCGCCGCCCGCCCCGCCCTCGTGGGGCCCGCCTCCGG
It includes:
- a CDS encoding DNA primase — its product is MAGRIRDEDVALVREKARIDEVIRDYVTLKSAGGGSLKGLCPFHDERSPSFNVNPAKGAWYCFGCGEGGDVIGFLRKIDHLSFTETVEKLAGRYGVTLRYADGPAAPSRSAGNRRRLVEAHKEAAAFYVEQLAGPEAEAGRRFLTERGFDAEAAAHFGVGYAPKGWDNLLTHLRRKGFSDDVLAEGGLVARGGQRGIYDRFRGRLVWPIRDTSGDVVGFGARKLYDEDDGPKYLNTPETPLYKKSQVLYGIDLARREIARRKQAVIVEGYTDVMAAHLSGVETAVATCGTAFGSDHIAVLRRLLMDDGVFTGEVVFTFDGDAAGQKAAQRAFGEDQRFTAQTFVAVEPGGMDPCELRMAQGPDAVRSLVEHKVPLFEFAIRTELAGHDLDHAEGRVAALRAAAPVVARIRDEALRPEYVRRLSGWLGMPDDEVRRAVQAAGRAQPAPARRPAPATGEPVGPPPVPRLARPDPRDKVAAIEREALKVALQAPELGGTWIDALETEAFRTPAYAAVHAAVVDAGGAASGLVDRAWLDAVLAACPDDAVRAVVHELAVDPIPMVEVDQRYAQSVVARLLEIDAARRITDLKARLERVEPTSDPDAYQAVFAEVLALEKVRRELREQVAGGPSA
- a CDS encoding aminotransferase class V-fold PLP-dependent enzyme; the encoded protein is MLPDPSGLSDADLERLRDDTPASRTCHHLNNAGSALPPQVVVDTMVGHLRREAEIGGYEAHDEAQERLAATYTALGRLVGAPPERIALTTSATDSWLRGFLSIPLDAGDRILTSQAEYASNVLALLAVARRTGATVEAVPDDATGVLDLDALRDMLDERVRVVAVTHAPSQNGLLNPVTEIGGVLREAAPEAWYVVDACQSVGQLPLDAPAMGADFLSATGRKFLRGPRGTGFLYASERALTLEPALIDLHAATWTTPTDYVVAPTARRFENWEKSYAGMLGMGAAAEYALATGLDVLAGRIGWMAERCREGLAELPRVRVHDRGTRRSGIVTFSVAGRDAADVAREIKAAGVNVSYSPREYAVRDFDAQGVTGLVRVSPHVFTSDDDVSALLDAVAAASR